AGGAAGTGGGCGGAGGCATCGAGTGGATCGGGCGCGGCGCTGGCGGCGTACATCTCGGTGCGGTTGCAGGTCGAGAGCAGGGCCGCTTCATCGGCTGAATGCCCACCATGATTTGCCGCACCGTTAAAACGTGAAAACCAGTTGCGCGCCGCCAGTACCGCATCGCCGAGGTGCTCGGGCCCCAGCGCCAGTTGCTCGCGCAGCGAGACCGGTGCAGTGTTGTGATTCAGGCCGACGGCGAGCAGTTGCATGAGTGATCAAAAATTGGGCAGTCCGCCCATTATACCGCGATGCGGACGGGGCTTCATGCACCCAGCTTTTCCAGCCGGTAGCCGTAGCTGTAGACGGGCACCAGGCGGTAGCCGTTCTCCGGACGCAGCTGCAGCTTGTTGCGCACGCGCGAGACGTGGGTGTCCATGGTGCGCGACGGCACCGCGGTTTCGCGCACCCAGATCGATTCGTGGATGTAGGCGCGCGACAGCGGACGGCCGAGATTGCGGAAAAACAGCAGGGCCAGGTTGAATTCCTTGTGCGTCACGTCGATCGCTTCGCCGTCCATCGTCAGCCGGCCAGGGCGGGTTTCGAAGGTGTAGGGGCCGAACTGCAGCATCTCGGCGCCGTTCTGCGACGGATAGGCACGGCGCAGCAGCGCCTGGGTGCGCGCAACCAGTTCGCCGCGGCGCAGCGGCTTGACCAGGTAATCGTCGGCCCCGGCGGTGACGCCGGCCACGATGTCGTCCTCGGCCGAGCTGCCGGCCAGGAACATGGTCGGCGTGTTGGCCGCCATCTTCTCCTTGGCACGGCGTAACAACTCCGGCGCCGGCACGTCGTTGACCTGCCAGTCCAGGATCAGCAGGTCGGCACTGTCCTTGCGCAATTGTGACAGCAGTTCCTTGCCGTTGCCAAAGGCTTGGCAGCTGTGTCCCGCGCCATTCAAGACCTGGCAGATCAGTTCTGCCTGGGCATTGTCGTTGTCCAGTACGGCTATTTTCATAGGGTGCATTTGCGAGTGGGAATGCCGGAGTTTGAACTGTAGGATGATTCCTACAGTTGTGCTCAAATATAGCAGACTTTTAAAATTAAAGGCTACATATAAATCACACAAAGTCACATTTTCGTTGGGGAAATGCGTCACACTCGTGTCTGCCTGCTAACACCCATCCGCGCTACACTCTGGGCAGACCGTCTGGATCACCGTAGTTTCGGAGAGTAATCATGTTTGGGAACAAAAAACAACAGGATGGCGCATTGACCTTATTGCCGACCGCACCGGCCGACATCGACGCGGTTCGCACCCGCTGCCTGGCCCTGGTGCGCAAGCGCGCCGCCTTGTCGG
This genomic stretch from Massilia sp. 9096 harbors:
- a CDS encoding response regulator transcription factor; protein product: MKIAVLDNDNAQAELICQVLNGAGHSCQAFGNGKELLSQLRKDSADLLILDWQVNDVPAPELLRRAKEKMAANTPTMFLAGSSAEDDIVAGVTAGADDYLVKPLRRGELVARTQALLRRAYPSQNGAEMLQFGPYTFETRPGRLTMDGEAIDVTHKEFNLALLFFRNLGRPLSRAYIHESIWVRETAVPSRTMDTHVSRVRNKLQLRPENGYRLVPVYSYGYRLEKLGA